Proteins encoded together in one Anaerolineae bacterium window:
- the waaF gene encoding lipopolysaccharide heptosyltransferase II, with protein sequence MNILIVKLSAIGDVIHTLPALNAVRKQYPDAHITWLVEEAAHGVIKGHKALDRIIVSKRKTWLKGLAGRSCVKNLREVCSFIKELRDTRYDLILDFQALLKSGVLIGLARGGRKIGFDKGMEHQEHSYIFLNERIKPVDMEVHALIRGMMLLESIGIHSREAVFNVPVSDQDHNAADDLLMQHGIKTPKLLVAINPMAKWETKLWDNLKFSNLADRLIKQANADVIFTGSMEDSDAIEDIISNMKVMAANLAGRTDLKTLAALYEKASIIISTDTGPMHLAAAIGTPVVALFGPTAPRRTGPFGPAHTIIRADLECSPCFKRQCKTIDCMKQITVDQVFDAVMSAILLPKENKSNL encoded by the coding sequence GTGAACATACTCATTGTAAAATTGAGCGCAATCGGCGATGTGATCCATACCCTTCCTGCTCTGAATGCTGTTAGAAAACAGTATCCTGACGCACATATTACATGGCTTGTGGAAGAGGCGGCACATGGCGTTATCAAAGGGCATAAAGCGCTTGACAGAATAATTGTTTCAAAAAGAAAGACATGGCTGAAAGGGCTTGCCGGGCGATCCTGTGTTAAAAATCTTAGAGAAGTTTGTAGTTTTATTAAGGAGCTGCGGGACACCAGATACGACCTTATACTCGATTTCCAGGCTCTGCTTAAAAGCGGGGTTTTAATAGGGCTGGCCAGGGGAGGGCGGAAGATCGGCTTTGACAAAGGCATGGAACACCAGGAACACAGTTATATATTCTTAAATGAACGTATTAAGCCTGTTGACATGGAGGTTCACGCTCTGATCAGGGGGATGATGCTTTTAGAATCAATAGGGATTCATTCTCGTGAAGCTGTATTTAATGTTCCGGTTTCAGACCAGGATCACAATGCTGCAGATGATCTGCTGATGCAACATGGCATAAAAACGCCGAAACTCCTTGTTGCAATAAATCCAATGGCAAAATGGGAAACAAAGCTCTGGGATAATCTGAAATTTTCAAACCTTGCAGACAGGCTGATCAAGCAGGCAAATGCTGATGTAATTTTTACAGGAAGCATGGAAGATAGCGACGCGATCGAAGATATTATTTCAAACATGAAAGTCATGGCCGCCAATCTTGCCGGCAGAACAGACCTGAAAACACTGGCTGCTCTTTATGAAAAAGCATCTATTATTATTTCGACCGACACAGGGCCCATGCATCTGGCCGCAGCTATCGGAACCCCTGTTGTGGCCCTTTTCGGACCTACAGCGCCGCGTAGAACCGGTCCGTTTGGGCCTGCCCATACAATTATCAGGGCAGATCTGGAATGCAGCCCCTGTTTTAAAAGGCAGTGCAAAACAATTGACTGCATGAAACAGATCACTGTAGATCAGGTTTTTGACGCGGTAATGTCTGCAATTCTTTTACCTAAAGA
- the waaF gene encoding lipopolysaccharide heptosyltransferase II codes for MAIKPIQIENIKQLLIRSTNWIGDAVMTTPAVRAIRKNFPHAEISILTKPWVAPVFESSPYIDNILIYDDFEKHKGLSGKLRLARELKTYGFDAAILLQNAFEAALIAFFAGIPCRIGYNTDARSFLLTHSVSCTPQIKKMHQTGYYLGILHGIGLDTDGPGLDLVVDKKYQNRAAKILEEHGVSRADRLVGINPSATFGPAKQWFPERYAALSDKIHEVFGARILLFGGPGDRELGRRISQMMQHPPVDLCGKTKLEEAIALINMCNLFITNDSGLMHVAAALDIPLIAIFGSTNPVTTGPKGLDSRIVRIPVECSPCLKPECPKGHLKCMDQIEVDMVFDVAKELL; via the coding sequence ATGGCGATAAAACCAATACAAATAGAAAATATAAAACAGCTCCTTATCCGCTCCACCAACTGGATCGGCGATGCTGTCATGACTACGCCTGCTGTCAGGGCAATCAGAAAAAACTTCCCCCATGCCGAAATCAGCATATTAACCAAGCCATGGGTTGCTCCTGTGTTTGAAAGCAGCCCTTATATTGATAATATACTAATTTATGATGATTTTGAAAAACACAAAGGCCTTTCCGGGAAGCTGCGGCTTGCAAGGGAATTGAAAACATACGGGTTTGATGCGGCAATCCTGCTGCAAAACGCCTTTGAAGCCGCCCTTATCGCATTTTTTGCCGGCATTCCATGTAGAATCGGGTATAATACAGATGCCAGAAGTTTTTTATTGACCCACTCTGTTTCCTGCACGCCTCAAATCAAGAAGATGCATCAAACCGGATATTACCTGGGTATTCTCCACGGGATAGGTCTTGACACAGACGGCCCTGGGCTGGATCTTGTTGTAGATAAGAAATATCAAAACCGGGCCGCAAAAATTTTGGAAGAACATGGCGTATCAAGGGCAGACAGATTGGTAGGGATCAACCCGAGCGCCACCTTTGGCCCTGCCAAGCAGTGGTTTCCGGAACGTTACGCTGCCTTGTCGGATAAAATACATGAAGTTTTTGGAGCCCGCATACTTCTTTTTGGAGGTCCGGGAGACAGAGAACTGGGCAGAAGAATTTCACAGATGATGCAGCATCCGCCGGTTGACCTTTGCGGCAAAACCAAACTTGAAGAGGCAATAGCCTTGATAAACATGTGCAATCTTTTTATTACAAATGATTCAGGATTGATGCATGTCGCGGCTGCCCTTGATATTCCGTTGATTGCCATATTCGGTTCTACAAATCCGGTTACAACAGGGCCTAAGGGCTTAGACAGCAGGATTGTGCGGATTCCTGTTGAATGCAGCCCCTGTTTGAAACCGGAATGCCCCAAAGGCCATCTCAAATGCATGGATCAGATAGAAGTTGATATGGTTTTTGATGTTGCAAAGGAACTTTTGTGA
- a CDS encoding GxxExxY protein: protein MLHSEITEKIIKAFFKVYNVLGYGFLEKVYENALVIELQKMGFNISQQHNVKVYYDMKMVGDYYADIIVDDNIIIELKAAESLKKEHKAQLINYLKATEKEVGLLLNFGRTPEFKRAIFTNDRKNLLQAEIDG from the coding sequence ATGTTACATTCGGAAATAACCGAAAAGATAATAAAGGCCTTTTTTAAGGTTTATAACGTGTTGGGATATGGCTTTTTGGAAAAAGTATACGAAAATGCACTTGTTATTGAGTTGCAAAAAATGGGTTTTAATATATCACAGCAACATAATGTCAAAGTTTACTATGATATGAAGATGGTAGGGGATTATTACGCTGATATTATAGTAGATGATAATATCATCATAGAACTCAAAGCAGCAGAGAGTTTAAAGAAAGAACATAAGGCTCAGTTAATAAATTACTTAAAAGCGACAGAAAAAGAGGTGGGACTTTTATTGAATTTTGGTAGAACTCCTGAATTTAAACGGGCAATATTTACCAATGACAGAAAAAATTTATTGCAAGCTGAGATTGATGGATAA
- a CDS encoding lysophospholipid acyltransferase family protein translates to MFNLQEITYKVLAGLLKVLGLIPRKTAFKLGNFIGQILFLADRKHRKIAIDNLTRSFGREKSSHEIKILVRRVFKNLGQIIFEIGWSLRLERKDFQKHFNIQGLSNYRNAYEKGKGVLLLTAHMGNWELLSIVIAMAGYPVSVLYRPLDFFLLDRLFAMIRGRFGTELIPSAQSMRRILRSLKHGKVVGILIDQNVDWYEGVFVDFFGHRACTNKGMALLARRTGSPVIPLFLVREKSGFTAEFGSEIPLIKTEDIRKDIEANTQQYNRVIEDFIRQHPDQWFWVHQRWKTKPYCPWPGKK, encoded by the coding sequence ATGTTTAACTTGCAAGAGATTACATATAAAGTTCTTGCCGGCCTGCTTAAAGTCCTGGGCCTTATCCCGCGCAAGACAGCATTCAAGCTGGGTAACTTTATCGGACAAATTCTGTTCCTGGCTGACAGAAAGCATCGGAAAATAGCGATAGACAATCTGACACGTTCTTTTGGCCGTGAAAAAAGTTCGCATGAGATTAAAATTCTTGTTAGACGTGTTTTCAAAAATCTCGGACAGATTATTTTTGAGATCGGGTGGTCTTTGAGACTTGAGAGAAAAGACTTTCAAAAGCATTTTAATATCCAGGGATTGTCCAATTACAGAAATGCGTATGAAAAAGGCAAGGGCGTGTTGCTGCTTACTGCTCATATGGGGAACTGGGAGCTTTTGTCGATTGTTATTGCCATGGCCGGCTATCCGGTCAGTGTCTTGTACCGGCCGCTTGATTTTTTTCTGCTGGATCGCTTATTTGCTATGATAAGAGGTCGTTTCGGCACAGAATTGATTCCCAGCGCCCAATCTATGCGCAGGATTCTGCGAAGCCTGAAACATGGTAAGGTTGTTGGAATATTAATAGATCAGAATGTTGATTGGTATGAAGGGGTTTTTGTCGATTTTTTTGGCCACAGGGCATGCACAAACAAAGGCATGGCGCTTTTGGCACGCAGGACAGGGTCGCCTGTTATCCCGCTTTTTTTAGTGCGTGAAAAATCAGGATTTACGGCAGAATTCGGATCGGAAATTCCTTTAATAAAAACAGAAGATATCAGAAAAGATATTGAAGCAAACACACAGCAGTATAACAGGGTTATAGAAGACTTTATCCGTCAACACCCTGACCAGTGGTTCTGGGTTCATCAACGCTGGAAAACAAAACCATACTGCCCGTGGCCAGGAAAAAAATAG
- a CDS encoding glycosyltransferase family 2 protein, translating to MKKPNLSIAVIAKNEVDRINRLLKSVRFADEVLVVDSGSTDGTQDVCKKLGAKVVFNNWPGYAAQKQFAMDYTTSEWILNLDADEEISGPLAEEIQQAIKNVGPEVSAFSMPRLSRYLGKWIKHGGWYPDRKVRLVRRGKGMWKGDGLHEKLIVNGKIEQLSKPILHHVYRNISDHVVTINRFSDIHTVERGPAGGWFVFAGAVHAIGKFAECYLWKLGFLDGIPGLVIAMNSAWYVFLKHAKAWESGLHV from the coding sequence ATGAAAAAACCAAATTTAAGTATAGCAGTTATTGCAAAGAACGAAGTGGACAGGATCAATCGTCTGCTCAAGAGCGTAAGATTTGCCGATGAAGTACTTGTTGTGGATTCCGGAAGCACAGACGGCACTCAGGATGTCTGCAAAAAGCTTGGAGCAAAGGTGGTTTTTAATAATTGGCCTGGATATGCTGCTCAGAAACAGTTTGCAATGGATTACACAACATCGGAATGGATACTGAACCTTGATGCCGACGAAGAAATATCAGGCCCACTTGCAGAAGAGATACAGCAAGCCATTAAAAATGTCGGCCCGGAGGTATCTGCTTTTTCCATGCCGAGACTATCCAGGTATCTTGGCAAATGGATAAAACATGGCGGATGGTACCCTGATCGCAAGGTGCGCCTTGTTCGCCGGGGCAAAGGCATGTGGAAAGGGGATGGTCTTCACGAAAAACTGATTGTTAATGGAAAGATAGAGCAGCTCTCTAAGCCGATTCTTCATCATGTTTACCGGAACATTTCAGATCACGTGGTAACCATAAACAGGTTTTCAGATATTCACACTGTCGAACGCGGCCCGGCCGGGGGCTGGTTTGTTTTTGCAGGCGCAGTTCATGCTATTGGCAAATTCGCAGAATGTTATTTATGGAAACTCGGCTTTTTAGATGGCATCCCTGGGCTTGTTATTGCCATGAATTCAGCCTGGTATGTCTTTCTTAAGCATGCCAAGGCCTGGGAGTCCGGTCTGCATGTTTAA
- the lpxK gene encoding tetraacyldisaccharide 4'-kinase, translated as MIDKIRKKIESIMTGEDKTCFFSFASILFIISLAYGYAVKLREFCYKTGIVKSKKLPCAVISIGNITVGGTGKTPMTIKVAQIISGLGYKVAIISRGYKGGAEKTGGIVSNGHTIFMEPEKAGDEPFMIAAKIKNIPVVVGQNRYKAGSLAIREFDPDVIVLDDAFQHLDLKRDIDIVLLDCRRPFGNAHLLPRGILREPISALKRSDAFVLTRFDSASDYIRQAAVDKIENLAHGRPFFRSFHVPNLYKPANDKKSMPGIKLQNFDSGLLHGRRVVAFSGLAGNDDFRRTVESLKCDLIDFFEFPDHHKYTETDLQRIIQSSINAQAEFILTTEKDYVRISGKTSWPIEIVVVGIELSLGDDESPFVDFIKTRLEPLLLS; from the coding sequence ATGATAGACAAAATCAGAAAAAAAATAGAAAGCATTATGACAGGTGAGGATAAAACCTGTTTTTTTTCTTTTGCTTCCATTTTGTTTATTATTTCCCTTGCATACGGTTATGCTGTAAAATTAAGAGAATTCTGCTATAAAACAGGGATAGTAAAATCAAAAAAGCTGCCCTGCGCGGTAATATCTATCGGGAACATAACGGTTGGCGGAACAGGAAAAACTCCTATGACCATCAAGGTTGCACAGATAATCAGTGGCCTTGGCTATAAGGTAGCCATAATCAGCAGAGGATATAAAGGGGGGGCGGAAAAAACAGGAGGAATTGTAAGCAACGGGCACACTATATTCATGGAGCCTGAAAAGGCGGGTGACGAACCATTTATGATAGCCGCAAAAATAAAAAACATACCTGTTGTTGTAGGTCAAAACAGGTACAAGGCCGGCAGTCTGGCTATAAGGGAATTTGATCCTGATGTTATTGTGCTTGATGATGCTTTCCAGCATCTTGATCTGAAGCGAGACATTGATATTGTTCTTTTGGATTGCCGCCGTCCTTTTGGCAACGCGCATCTTCTTCCAAGGGGCATTTTAAGAGAGCCAATCTCTGCATTAAAGCGAAGTGATGCATTTGTTTTAACAAGGTTTGATTCTGCTTCCGATTATATCAGGCAAGCTGCTGTGGATAAAATTGAAAACCTGGCGCATGGCAGACCGTTTTTCAGGTCTTTTCATGTTCCGAATCTTTATAAACCGGCAAATGACAAAAAGAGCATGCCTGGCATCAAGTTGCAGAACTTTGATTCTGGTTTGTTACATGGACGCAGAGTCGTTGCCTTTTCAGGGTTGGCAGGAAATGATGATTTTCGCAGAACAGTTGAAAGCCTTAAATGCGATCTGATCGATTTTTTTGAATTTCCGGATCACCATAAATATACGGAAACTGATCTGCAAAGAATCATACAATCATCAATTAATGCTCAAGCTGAATTTATTCTCACAACTGAAAAGGACTATGTGCGGATTTCCGGCAAAACTTCATGGCCCATAGAGATTGTTGTTGTCGGCATAGAGCTTTCCCTGGGAGATGATGAAAGCCCCTTTGTCGATTTTATTAAAACCAGGCTTGAGCCTTTACTATTATCATGA
- a CDS encoding 3-deoxy-D-manno-octulosonic acid transferase yields the protein MILLYNILLAAGITIGLPLIIPLVLATDKRRKTVLYRLGLMPLPERIRQNRSYHPHNRPIWVHALSVGEVLSAVPLVKELKSCFKHQDIVFSASTKTGFEIANNLLKENADAIFFFPYDLLISIKHIATKVEPAIVIIVESDIWPNFMFEMKKRNVPVILVNARLSRKSYFGYKRFLFFFKKLFLSFSKICVQSLKDAHSFSLLGIPPGRITITGNIKFDRQYDSVGREEINKLRQSLLVNPSQKILLAGSTHYGEEAILLDAFSRLKKEYLDLILIIVPRNPDRAKSVCRICKSAGFFAVTMAELEEKKTGQDVIVVDRIGSLKTLYAIADIAFVGGSLVSCGGHNPLEPAAFSRPIIFGPNMSDFADISDMLISSGGAGSVQDAESIYNIVSELLIDNQKAGEMGSMAFKVFNANKGAVEKTLKVIKSFL from the coding sequence ATGATTCTTTTATATAATATTCTTCTTGCAGCAGGAATTACCATTGGGCTTCCTCTGATAATTCCGCTTGTGCTCGCAACCGATAAAAGACGAAAAACGGTTCTGTACAGGCTGGGGCTTATGCCTCTTCCGGAACGCATAAGACAAAACAGATCATATCATCCTCACAACAGACCGATATGGGTACATGCCCTTTCCGTGGGCGAGGTTCTTTCCGCAGTTCCTCTGGTTAAAGAATTAAAGAGCTGTTTTAAACATCAGGATATTGTTTTTTCAGCTTCCACAAAAACAGGGTTTGAAATAGCAAATAATCTTTTAAAGGAAAATGCAGATGCAATATTTTTCTTTCCCTATGATTTGCTGATTTCAATAAAACATATTGCCACAAAGGTTGAGCCGGCCATTGTTATTATTGTTGAGTCTGATATATGGCCGAATTTTATGTTTGAAATGAAAAAGCGCAATGTTCCTGTGATCCTTGTAAACGCAAGGCTTTCAAGAAAATCATATTTTGGATACAAACGGTTTTTATTCTTTTTTAAAAAACTTTTTTTATCCTTTTCAAAAATTTGCGTTCAGTCTTTGAAAGACGCCCATAGCTTCAGCCTTTTAGGGATTCCGCCGGGCAGGATAACAATAACCGGAAATATAAAATTTGACCGGCAATACGATTCTGTCGGACGTGAAGAAATAAATAAATTAAGACAATCTTTGCTTGTTAATCCGTCTCAAAAGATCCTGCTCGCAGGAAGCACGCATTACGGAGAAGAGGCAATACTGCTTGACGCCTTTTCAAGACTAAAAAAGGAATATCTTGATCTTATCCTTATTATTGTCCCCAGAAATCCGGATCGAGCCAAATCAGTATGCCGAATCTGTAAATCAGCGGGTTTTTTTGCGGTTACAATGGCTGAGCTTGAAGAAAAAAAGACCGGGCAGGATGTGATCGTTGTTGACAGGATAGGGTCGTTAAAAACGCTTTACGCCATAGCGGATATAGCCTTTGTGGGCGGAAGCCTTGTAAGCTGCGGAGGCCACAATCCTCTTGAGCCTGCTGCATTTTCCAGACCGATTATCTTTGGGCCGAACATGAGCGATTTCGCGGATATATCGGATATGCTTATAAGCTCTGGTGGAGCCGGCTCTGTGCAGGATGCGGAAAGCATATATAATATTGTATCAGAGCTGCTGATCGACAATCAGAAAGCCGGAGAAATGGGAAGCATGGCTTTCAAAGTATTTAATGCCAACAAAGGGGCTGTTGAAAAGACCTTGAAGGTGATTAAAAGTTTTCTTTAA
- the lptG gene encoding LPS export ABC transporter permease LptG, giving the protein MPIIYKYLTREILKYFAIILIMVVGIYVAVDFFEKVDNFMEAGLSLSKTFSYLILKIPFIVAQIIPLSILLAVLIVFGLMTKNNELVALKSSGISTYYFLTPVILLGIIFSAFLFFLSEVIVPVSMEHANKIWLKDVRKESAVISKEKDIWIKGNCTITHIKHYNSANSAIFGVTINYFDVDFRLIRRVDAKKGVFIQNRWCLYDVAQQNLNKKDNNYKISFHEKIIEKLDFMPDDLMRVIKKSEDMSFKELISYIRKIEAEGYDATSYRVDLYAKTAFPFVCIIMCMMGTGIAVRGKIKEGLPLIIALGIGIAFLYWISYSFCISLGYGEMLPPVIAAWAANLIFLCFGALILLNSD; this is encoded by the coding sequence ATGCCGATAATATATAAATATTTGACCAGAGAAATCCTCAAATACTTTGCAATCATTCTAATAATGGTTGTAGGCATTTATGTTGCTGTCGATTTTTTCGAAAAGGTAGATAATTTTATGGAAGCAGGTCTTTCTCTTTCAAAGACCTTTTCCTATTTAATATTAAAGATACCATTTATTGTCGCCCAGATAATTCCGCTCAGCATCCTGCTTGCAGTGTTGATTGTTTTTGGCCTGATGACTAAAAATAATGAACTGGTTGCTTTAAAAAGCAGCGGCATAAGCACCTATTATTTTTTAACACCGGTAATTTTATTGGGAATAATATTTAGCGCATTTCTTTTTTTCCTGTCAGAAGTAATTGTTCCGGTAAGTATGGAACATGCTAACAAAATATGGCTGAAAGATGTCAGAAAAGAATCCGCGGTAATATCAAAGGAAAAAGATATCTGGATTAAGGGTAATTGCACGATAACGCACATAAAACACTACAATTCTGCAAACAGCGCTATATTCGGGGTTACTATCAATTATTTTGACGTAGATTTCAGGCTTATTAGAAGGGTTGACGCAAAAAAAGGTGTTTTTATTCAAAACAGATGGTGCCTGTATGATGTAGCGCAGCAAAATCTTAATAAGAAAGATAATAACTATAAGATAAGCTTTCATGAAAAGATTATTGAGAAGTTGGATTTTATGCCTGATGATTTAATGAGGGTTATAAAAAAATCGGAAGATATGAGTTTCAAGGAGCTGATCTCATATATCAGAAAGATTGAAGCAGAAGGATATGACGCTACAAGTTACAGGGTGGACCTTTATGCCAAGACAGCTTTTCCTTTTGTTTGCATTATTATGTGCATGATGGGCACAGGTATTGCTGTAAGAGGAAAAATCAAGGAGGGCCTGCCCCTCATCATTGCATTAGGCATAGGAATAGCATTTCTTTATTGGATATCTTATAGCTTTTGCATATCGCTTGGATATGGAGAAATGCTTCCTCCTGTTATTGCCGCATGGGCTGCAAACCTTATTTTTTTATGTTTTGGCGCGCTTATATTATTAAATAGTGATTAA
- the lptF gene encoding LPS export ABC transporter permease LptF, giving the protein MINSIINRYLFKEMFPPFVINILFFTFVFLLTKILDIINLIVNYKIGLSAVFLMLIYSVPHFLAFVIPVSTMMSVLLTFLRLSADNEIVALKAGGVSAYGLLPPVFLFCLMGCLLTGFITIYGVPWGRLSFKTLTYDVVASNADIGLKERTFNDSFNDVMIYVNKVDLRNKALINVFIEDQRNKNIVSTVIAPTGKLFSEPDKLAFYLRLYNGTVNQVDLKSRAVHSINFDTYDISLDLKKAVYAAKSSQKDEKEMSLTELSQYLQSAAKKDIKYYSALIVFHKKFSLPFACFVLGLIAIPLGIESSSSRRSFSLGLGLVFFLAYYLMLSAGLVLGETGVYPPVIGMWTPNIVIGAIGLYLFIRTANERPINIYPVLNLFKGRGNKLK; this is encoded by the coding sequence TTGATCAATTCAATTATAAATAGATATTTATTCAAAGAGATGTTCCCGCCCTTTGTAATCAATATCCTGTTTTTCACATTTGTTTTTCTGCTGACAAAAATACTTGACATAATAAACTTGATTGTAAATTACAAAATAGGTTTATCCGCTGTCTTTTTGATGCTTATTTATTCGGTGCCCCATTTCCTCGCGTTTGTCATTCCTGTTTCAACAATGATGTCTGTTCTTTTAACCTTCCTCAGATTGTCCGCCGACAATGAAATTGTAGCCCTTAAAGCCGGAGGAGTAAGTGCTTACGGGCTTCTTCCTCCGGTATTTCTTTTCTGTTTAATGGGATGTCTGCTAACAGGCTTTATAACAATATATGGAGTGCCGTGGGGCAGGCTATCCTTTAAAACATTGACTTATGACGTGGTTGCATCAAATGCTGATATTGGTCTTAAAGAGAGGACCTTTAATGACAGTTTTAATGATGTGATGATTTACGTAAATAAAGTTGATTTAAGAAACAAAGCATTGATAAATGTTTTTATTGAAGATCAAAGGAACAAAAATATTGTCAGCACCGTGATCGCTCCAACCGGTAAGCTCTTTAGCGAACCGGACAAGCTTGCTTTTTATCTCCGGCTTTATAATGGAACAGTAAATCAGGTCGACCTTAAAAGCAGGGCAGTGCATTCAATAAATTTTGACACCTATGATATAAGTCTTGATCTTAAAAAGGCTGTTTACGCGGCGAAATCGAGCCAAAAGGATGAAAAAGAGATGAGCCTGACTGAGTTGAGTCAATATCTGCAATCTGCCGCAAAGAAAGATATTAAATACTATTCAGCCCTTATAGTATTTCACAAAAAATTTTCACTTCCTTTTGCCTGCTTTGTTCTCGGTCTTATCGCAATTCCTTTAGGTATAGAGTCGAGTTCTTCAAGGCGGTCATTTAGTTTGGGGCTTGGTCTTGTTTTCTTTCTGGCATATTATTTGATGTTGTCTGCGGGTTTGGTTTTGGGTGAAACAGGTGTTTATCCACCTGTTATCGGTATGTGGACTCCAAATATCGTTATTGGAGCTATAGGATTATATCTTTTTATAAGAACAGCTAATGAACGTCCGATAAATATCTACCCGGTTCTTAATTTGTTTAAGGGTCGTGGAAATAAATTGAAGTGA
- a CDS encoding ABC transporter ATP-binding protein, which yields MIKKTLSSLITNDKHRRLLALIKDNWFRLFLAMACMMVIALATSATAFLVKPALDDIFFNKDIKMLILIPIVVIIIYLLRGLGMYGQTYLMNYVGESVIRRLRNSLYDHIQDLPISFFHKEKTGVLMSRITNDVGVIKGMVSTAVTGALKDVFTIVGLTIVLFYRDWKMAMFAFVILPIAFIPVVEFGRRVRKISTGCQEAIADLNSFLHETFAGNKIVKAFGMEQYEKERFHEKALNLFRLEMKAVIASSLSSPIMEVLAGFGIAFIIWYGGLKVISGTSTAGTFFSFMAAVLMLYDPVKKLSGLNNAIQQGLAASDRVFDIIDRKSEIAEDGNPVKIQSRPHNVMFDNVFFKYEEEMVLKNINFNVKAGEILALVGMSGGGKTSLVNLIPRFYDVTKGAILFDGIDIRKASISSLRKQIAIVTQEPILFNDTVRNNIAYGNQNASQEDIENAVKAAYAYDFIQGFPDKYDTMIGELGARLSGGEKQRICIARALLKDAPVLILDEATSSLDTESEMLVQKALENLMKGRTTFVIAHRLSTIDYADRIVVIVDGRIVEEGGKEELIACRGEFYKLYQMQFNNSGIQGFRD from the coding sequence ATGATCAAAAAGACTTTATCATCGCTTATAACAAACGACAAACACAGGCGGCTGCTTGCGCTTATAAAAGACAACTGGTTCAGGCTGTTTCTCGCAATGGCATGTATGATGGTTATAGCTCTTGCAACTTCTGCTACAGCCTTTTTGGTAAAACCCGCTCTTGATGATATATTTTTCAATAAAGACATCAAGATGTTAATATTGATTCCGATCGTAGTTATCATTATATATCTTTTGCGGGGGCTTGGAATGTATGGTCAGACCTACCTTATGAATTATGTTGGAGAGAGCGTCATAAGGAGGCTTAGAAACAGTCTTTACGACCACATTCAGGATCTTCCGATATCCTTTTTTCATAAAGAAAAGACCGGAGTCCTGATGTCTCGCATAACAAATGATGTGGGTGTTATTAAGGGTATGGTATCTACTGCTGTAACAGGAGCATTAAAAGACGTCTTTACCATAGTGGGCTTAACAATAGTTCTGTTTTACCGGGACTGGAAGATGGCTATGTTCGCATTTGTAATTTTACCGATCGCCTTTATTCCTGTTGTGGAATTTGGAAGGCGTGTGCGCAAAATCAGCACAGGTTGCCAGGAGGCGATAGCGGATCTGAATTCTTTCCTGCATGAAACCTTTGCGGGCAACAAGATAGTAAAGGCGTTCGGAATGGAGCAGTATGAAAAGGAACGTTTTCATGAAAAAGCGCTCAATCTTTTTAGACTTGAGATGAAGGCGGTTATAGCCAGCTCCCTTTCATCGCCTATCATGGAAGTTCTTGCAGGCTTCGGAATAGCCTTTATTATATGGTATGGCGGTTTAAAGGTGATTTCCGGCACATCAACGGCAGGAACATTTTTTTCTTTTATGGCTGCAGTCCTTATGCTGTATGACCCTGTAAAAAAATTAAGCGGGTTGAACAATGCGATTCAGCAGGGGCTTGCGGCTTCAGACAGGGTTTTTGACATCATAGACAGAAAATCGGAGATAGCAGAGGATGGCAACCCTGTAAAAATCCAATCCAGGCCCCACAATGTAATGTTTGATAATGTTTTTTTTAAATATGAAGAGGAGATGGTATTAAAAAACATCAACTTTAATGTTAAAGCCGGAGAGATACTGGCTTTAGTTGGAATGAGCGGGGGCGGGAAAACATCCCTTGTTAATCTGATACCGAGATTTTACGATGTAACTAAAGGGGCAATCCTTTTTGACGGGATCGATATTCGAAAAGCATCAATATCATCACTTCGCAAACAGATCGCAATAGTAACTCAGGAGCCCATACTTTTTAATGATACCGTGAGAAACAATATTGCTTACGGGAACCAGAACGCATCTCAAGAGGATATTGAAAATGCGGTAAAAGCCGCCTATGCCTATGATTTTATACAGGGTTTTCCTGATAAATATGACACAATGATTGGAGAGCTTGGCGCGCGCCTGTCAGGCGGAGAAAAGCAGCGTATATGCATAGCCAGGGCGCTGTTAAAGGATGCTCCTGTATTAATCCTCGACGAGGCAACCTCATCACTGGACACAGAGTCTGAAATGCTTGTTCAGAAGGCGCTTGAAAATCTGATGAAGGGTCGCACTACCTTTGTAATCGCTCACAGGCTTTCAACCATCGATTATGCAGACAGGATAGTGGTAATTGTAGACGGCAGGATTGTGGAAGAAGGGGGAAAGGAAGAACTGATCGCTTGCCGGGGAGAATTTTACAAACTCTATCAGATGCAGTTTAACAATTCAGGGATTCAGGGATTCAGGGATTGA